A window from Desulfobacterales bacterium encodes these proteins:
- a CDS encoding beta-lactamase family protein, producing MTNFFSNKMSDIPSDLNSVTTCSELDEVDPMSVGMTKKEVASIWSAVENVYKTGMHPAISFCLRRNDKIVIKRAIGHAKGNGPDEPKNADKVLVTPETPICLFSASKSVTAMLVQLLVEKNKIQLDDPVSKYIPEFASHGKKDITILQLISHRAGIPYIPYNVPKEIVFYFDDAIKMICDRKPDHKIWPQAYHAVTGAHILGEIMQRVTGMDLRDFLNEYIKKPLGFKYFNYGIAKEEISKVAINYFTGLPVTFPVSQFAQHALGAKWEDIIEVSNDPRFFNTIVPAGNIMSTADEICLFFQILLNNGEFNGIRIFNPSTVERAVKTSNKMIIDGTIKIPIKFSAGMVMGAKLFSLYGLDTEEAYGHLGFSNIICWADPKRNISVAFLNTGKPLFGPHLVPIARLLNTISYLCPKK from the coding sequence ATGACAAATTTTTTTTCAAACAAAATGAGTGATATACCATCCGATTTAAATTCAGTAACAACATGTTCGGAGTTAGATGAAGTAGATCCTATGTCAGTTGGGATGACTAAAAAAGAGGTAGCTTCTATATGGTCAGCTGTTGAAAATGTTTACAAAACTGGCATGCATCCGGCTATTTCTTTCTGCTTAAGACGTAACGATAAAATAGTTATAAAAAGAGCCATCGGTCATGCAAAAGGAAATGGTCCCGATGAACCTAAAAATGCCGATAAAGTTCTTGTAACCCCTGAAACGCCTATATGTCTTTTTTCAGCTTCCAAGTCTGTAACTGCTATGCTTGTTCAGCTTCTTGTGGAAAAAAACAAGATACAATTAGATGATCCGGTGTCTAAGTATATTCCAGAATTTGCCTCCCATGGCAAAAAAGATATAACTATCTTACAATTAATTTCCCATCGAGCAGGCATCCCCTATATTCCTTATAATGTTCCTAAGGAAATCGTATTTTATTTTGACGATGCTATAAAGATGATTTGTGATAGAAAACCCGATCATAAAATATGGCCGCAAGCTTACCACGCAGTAACTGGAGCCCATATTTTAGGGGAAATTATGCAAAGAGTTACAGGGATGGATCTTCGTGACTTTCTTAACGAATATATCAAAAAACCATTAGGCTTTAAATATTTTAATTATGGCATAGCAAAAGAAGAAATTTCAAAAGTAGCTATTAATTATTTTACTGGACTTCCTGTAACATTTCCAGTTTCCCAATTTGCTCAACATGCATTAGGAGCAAAATGGGAAGATATTATAGAAGTTTCTAATGATCCAAGATTTTTTAATACTATTGTTCCTGCCGGTAATATAATGAGCACTGCTGACGAAATTTGTTTATTTTTTCAGATTTTATTAAATAATGGCGAATTCAATGGCATAAGAATATTTAATCCATCAACTGTTGAAAGAGCTGTAAAAACATCAAATAAAATGATTATAGATGGAACTATAAAGATTCCTATAAAATTCAGTGCTGGCATGGTGATGGGTGCTAAATTATTTAGCCTTTATGGCTTAGATACTGAGGAAGCCTATGGACATTTAGGGTTTAGTAATATCATTTGCTGGGCAGATCCAAAAAGAAATATTTCAGTTGCTTTTCTTAATACTGGGAAACCGCTTTTTGGGCCTCACCTTGTTCCAATAGCGCGTTTGCTGAATACTATTTCTTATCTGTGCCCAAAAAAGTAG